In the Leishmania mexicana MHOM/GT/2001/U1103 complete genome, chromosome 31 genome, one interval contains:
- a CDS encoding putative superoxide dismutase, translating to MHTPKADIQMGRFNFMDQYNEFRNRSGRVPDYYVDKYRKTYWRVDEYIRRSENYIQSQGFFYLPTLEFPWYKGCMPLMSSYQIRVHYGRHHRAYVEKLNQLIEGTPLYGMPLDELIVKSAGDSQLKGVYSNAAQHYNHSFFWKCIQPYGSNIPPDLSAAVSAQYGSVEKFEKQFITAAQNLFGSGWVYWVYDKKAGAFDIVSYGNAGCPLTNYEYTPLLCVDVWEHAYYIDYENKRPEYLSKYFGVVDWQWAERHWKRATDQEYHEMKFW from the coding sequence ATGCACACCCCAAAGGCGGACATTCAGATGGGCCGCTTCAACTTTATGGACCAATACAACGAGTTCCGCAACCGTTCCGGTCGTGTGCCGGACTACTACGTAGACAAGTACCGCAAGACGTACTGGCGCGTGGACGAGTACATTCGTCGCTCTGAGAACTACATCCAGTCACAGGGCTTCTTCTACCTACCCACGCTGGAGTTTCCGTGGTACAAGGGCTGCATGCCGCTCATGTCGTCATACCAGATTCGCGTGCACTacggccgccaccaccgcgcctaCGTAGAGAAGCTGAACCAACTCATCGAGGGCACGCCGCTGTACGGGATGCCACTCGACGAATTGATTGTGAAAAGCGCCGGCGACTCTCAACTGAAGGGCGTCTACAGCAACGCTGCTCAGCACTACAATCACTCCTTCTTCTGGAAGTGCATCCAGCCGTACGGCAGCAACATCCCGCCAGACTTGTCCGCTGCGGTGTCTGCTCAGTACGGCTCCGTTGAGAAGTTCGAGAAGCAGTTTATCACTGCGGCGCAGAACCTCTTCGGCAGCGGCTGGGTCTACTGGGTGTACGACAAGAAGGCCGGCGCCTTCGACATCGTCTCCTACGGCAACGCCGGCTGCCCGCTGACAAACTACGAGTACACACCGCTACTGTGCGTCGACGTGTGGGAGCATGCGTATTACATCGACTACGAGAACAAGCGCCCAGAATACCTTTCCAAGTACTTTGGTGTAGTGGACTGGCAATGGGCTGAGCGCCACTGGAAGCGCGCCACTGACCAGGAGTATCACGAGATGAAGTTCTGGTAG
- a CDS encoding putative cystathionine beta-lyase, producing the protein MPHQPSDQCSVETKLGRLGRNPDEQCGFINCPIYRGSTVLYKSFDDALKRRSAYWYGTAGNPTVTNLQNAWTELTGGAGSIVVSSGMQAIAYALLAAANSGDNILVADAVYLPTRNLCDNFLMTKGITTTYYDPCITADELRELLRQKPNTTVIFMESPGSQTFEVQDVPMICAVAREFNITTIIDNTWASPIFFDALGIGCDISVEAGTKYVGGHSDMLLGLISANEEWYPKLRAFMNLMQSVPGNEDCYLGLRGLRTMYIRLKEAEKRALEIARFMESREEVLKVLHPALPSCRGHEIWKRDFTGSSGLFSIVLRPQYTLQDVERMIENYKLFSIGFSWGGFESLVMCFDCSAYRTATTFAPGGILIRFQIGLESLEDLKQDLCQGFDKLSRESMDC; encoded by the coding sequence ATGCCACATCAGCCATCTGATCAATGCTCTGTCGAGACCAAGCTgggccgcctcggccgcaACCCGGATGAGCAATGTGGCTTCATCAACTGCCCCATCTACCGCGGCTCCACCGTCCTCTACAAGAGCTTCGATGACGCACTCAAGCGCCGCTCCGCGTACTGGTACGGCACTGCTGGCAACCCCACCGTGACGAACCTGCAGAACGCCTGGACTGAGCTcaccggcggtgctggcagTATTGTCGTGTCTTCTGGCATGCAGGCGATAGCgtacgcgctgctggcggccgCAAACAGCGGTGACAATATTCTTGTGGCGGACGCAGTCTACCTGCCTACCCGTAATCTGTGTGACAACTTCTTGATGACCAAGGGCATCACCACGACCTACTACGATCCCTGCATCACGGCAGACGAGCTGCGTGAGCTGCTTCGCCAAAAGCCCAACACCACCGTGATCTTCATGGAGTCACCGGGATCGCAGACCTTCGAAGTCCAGGACGTGCCGATGATCTGCGCTGTGGCACGCGAATTCAACATCACGACGATCATCGACAACACTTGGGCCAGCCCCATTTTCTTTGACGCTCTCGGCATAGGGTGCGATATCTCGGTGGAGGCTGGCACCAAGTACGTCGGCGGCCACTCAGATATGCTGCTCGGTCTCATCTCAGCCAACGAGGAGTGGTACCCAAAGCTGCGGGCCTTCATGAACCTCATGCAGTCGGTGCCCGGCAACGAGGACTGTTACCTGGGCCTGCGGGGGCTGCGCACCATGTACATTCGCCTtaaggaggcggagaagcgcgCGCTCGAGATAGCGCGCTTCATGGAGAGCCGCGAGGAGGTACTCAAGGTGCTGCACCCGGCACTCCCCAGCTGTCGTGGCCACGAGATCTGGAAGCGCGACTTCACCGGCTCCTCCGGCCTCTTTTCGATCGTGCTGCGCCCCCAGTACACGCTGCAGGACGTGGAGCGGATGATCGAGAACTACAAGCTCTTCAGCATAGGCTTTTCATGGGGCGGCTTCGAGAGTCTTGTAATGTGCTTCGACTGCAGCGCGTACCGCACGGCAACCACCTTCGCTCCAGGTGGCATCCTCATCCGTTTCCAGATCGGCCTCGAGAGCTTGGAGGATCTCAAGCAGGACCTCTGCCAGGGTTTCGACAAGCTGAGCCGGGAGTCGATGGACTGCTAA
- a CDS encoding putative amino acid permease, which translates to MSGANKNNHCSDSDDCSAPLPEELATHYPYTETGGNVLAADSAAVTTMKRAAGESCSSSSVDALAAPQAKSTGVRGVFERVYSIIPHGGLVANIYNLASATLGAGIVSVPSGFHQSGMVVSAVLLAVVCACTIYSIRLLGQTKLKTGLRSYEEMARGMLGRGWDYFTAFLMLMFCWGTCVGYVISIGDLLSPMLDGPNTNAFLKTDNGHRLLIGLIWFVGMFTLSLPKEINSLRYASVVGVSFVVFFVICVIIHSARNGLKNGIRKDIVLINNGMPAVNGLTLFIFAFICQVNVFEIFDEMQKPTLGRMTRDATISMLVVALLNFFSGFFGYCDFGAEVDGSILLLYRPLEEPLFMIAYIGICIKLCVGFAICIQPSRDAIYYCLGMGKTSDVKDWLNWIVSGVLALAALICGLFIPSINVVFSLLGGICGGFLGFMFPAYFFIYSGGFTLKKVGILNYLGCIVLVVGGVVAVVFGTGVAIFSEIP; encoded by the coding sequence ATGAGCGGCGCGAACAAGAACAACCATTgtagcgacagcgacgactgCTCCGCCCCGCTGCCCGAGGAGCTCGCCACCCACTACCCCTACACCGAAACGGGCGGGAATGTCCTTGCCGCAGACAGCGCTGCTGTCACAACGATGAAGCGCGCCGCGGGCGAGTCCTGCTCCTCGTCCAGCGTCGACGCACTGGCCGCGCCACAAGCCAAATCGACTGGCGTGCGCGGGGTCTTCGAGAGGGTCTACTCCATCATTCCCCATGGTGGGCTGGTCGCCAACATCTACAATCTGGCAAGCGCCACCCTCGGTGCCGGAATTGTCTCTGTGCCGTCCGGCTTTCACCAGTCTGGTATGGTGGTGTCGGCTGTGCTGCTcgccgttgtgtgtgcgtgcaccaTCTACTCCATTCGCTTGCTGGGTCAGACGAAGCTGAAGACGGGTCTGCGGTCGTATGAGGAGATGGCACGCGGCATGCTGGGCCGCGGCTGGGACTACTTTACGGCGTTCCTCATGCTAATGTTCTGTTGGGGCACGTGCGTCGGGTACGTCATCTCAATCGGCGACTTGCTGTCGCCGATGCTGGATGGCCCCAACACGAACGCGTTCCTCAAGACGGACAATGGCCACCGCCTGCTCATTGGACTGATTTGGTTCGTTGGCATGTtcacgctgtcgctgccgaaGGAGATCAACTCGCTACGCTACGCCTCTGTGGTCGGCGTGTCTTTTGTCGTCTTCTTCGTCATCTGCGTGATCATCCACTCCGCCCGCAACGGCCTCAAGAACGGCATCCGCAAGGACATCGTGCTCATCAACAACGGCATGCCGGCCGTCAACGGTCTCACGCTGTTCATTTTCGCATTCATCTGCCAAGTGAACGTGTTTGAGATTTTCGACGAAATGCAGAAGCCCACGCTCGGCCGCATGACGCGCGACGCGACGATCAGCATGCTCGTCGTGGCGTTGCTGAACTTCTTCTCTGGCTTCTTCGGCTACTGCGACTTTGGCGCGGAGGTGGACGGCTCGATTCTGCTGCTGTACCGCCCGCTTGAGGAGCCGCTCTTCATGATTGCGTACATTGGTATTTGCATCAAGCTGTGCGTCGGCTTCGCCATCTGCATCCAGCCCTCGCGCGATGCCATCTACTACTGTCTGGGGATGGGCAAGACGTCTGATGTGAAGGACTGGCTGAACTGGATCGTGAGCGGCGTCCTTGCCCTTGCTGCGCTCATCTGCGGTCTCTTCATCCCCAGCATCAACGTCGTCTTCTCTCTGCTCGGCGGTATCTGCGGTGGCTTTCTCGGCTTCATGTTTCCAGCGTACTTCTTCATCTACTCGGGTGGCTTCACGCTCAAGAAGGTCGGCATCCTGAACTACCTTGGCTGCATCGTGCTGGTCGTTGGTGGCGTGGTCGCCGTCGTCTTCGGCACAGGTGTTGCCATCTTCAGCGAGATCCCTTGA